The stretch of DNA ATTTCTGTTTTTCAAATGATTGAATGATGCATTAAACAAAATATCATTATTTTCTGACATCATCTTGAGAAAAATATCATTTGACTAACCAATTGAAAAATATAGCTGTTTTGAGAGATAGGCCCGGATTAAATTGTCAATGAGTGTATCTAAAATTCACAGAATGCTCTCACTAAACTGGCAAGAGGGACAGTGACTCATTGCACAAGTCCCTAAGATGATTTTGATAGAGGAGCTATATTAATGCTGCGTCATATATCACTTGGTTTTCAAGTAGATTTGAAATACATCTATACCAATGCTTTTTCGTATGCGTTATCTCGTTGCCATTACTGGAGCTTCTGGAATCTGCTATGGGCTGAAACTTTTAGAGGCTTTGCAGGGAGAGAAGGAAATCATAGTCTCCGAAACAGGAAAAGCAGTAATGAAACATGAAACTGGCATCGGCTATGAGAAACTCTCAGAGTATGGGAACCTTTACAGCGATGACGATCTTTTTGCACCTTCCGCATCCGGTACACATAAAATCGATGCTATGATCATCTGCCCCTGCTCCCAGTCGACTCTGGCAAAGATTTCCAACGGGATAGCCGATTCTTTAATCACGAGGTCTGCGTCAGTAGCTCTCAAGGAAGGAAGAAAACTTATCCTGGTTACCAGAGAAACGCCTTTAAGCGTGATCATGCTGGAAAATGAGCTGAAACTTGCTAAGTCTGGTGCTACAATCCTGCCGGCCTCGCCAGGGTTCTATAAAAATCAGCATACCTTAGAAGAACTGATTGATTTTATAGTCGGAAAAATACTGGATCAGCTCGGGCAGAACCACGAGCTGTTTGAAAGATGGGAATGAGTTTACACCAGATCTATGTAGATGGCAGGCCTCTTTGGTGCTGAAGCTCTTGCTTTCTTCTGTGGATCCGGAGCATCTGAATCGTCTGCAGAATAGACTTTTACATCACATCCCAGTTCTGATGCCAGAAAACTCTCTGCCTCTTTGAGATACTCATACTCATTCAGATCGAGTGTGGCCTTGGCAATTTCTGCATCTGATTTTCTATTGAACTCTTCTGCCAGCTTCCTTGCGAAATCAGCTGATTCCTTTCCGCGTTTTTTGAGTTCATTGTTTGCCATGACAGCTTTTGTGAATGAGGGTATGGTAAGCATCCTGGAGGCGGCTTTTCTCCCTGCATCGAAGGCAGTTTCAATAATTGAATCGTCTTCTGCTCCAGAACGCCTCATCTCCCTGGCCACGGCAGCCGGTCTCAGCAGCGCAGGCAGCCTCATGTTGCCGAGCATCTCTTTTGCCAGAGCCTGCACTTTCATCTTCCACATGGGAGTTGTGTAAATGTAGATGGTTCCCGGCACCTTGGGAGCTGCTGCAGGATCCTCCTCTGCATTTTTGGCATTCTGATTGTCGATGACTTTCAGAATCTCTTTGATATCATCTATGACTGACTCAAGATACTCTTCAGAGATTTCAGCTCCGAAGTCAGAGTCGTTTTCATCATATTCCGGATAATCAGCAATAGAGACGAAGTCCTTGTGACCCAGAGACTCCCAGACTTCTTCGGCAATATGCGGCGTGATAGGCGCCATCATTCTTACCCAGATATCCAGAGCTTTCTGGGCGGTTTTCTTGTTGCTGCCGCCTCTGCGCATGTACCAGCGCATGTCGTTGAGAGCCTCAAAATAAACTTCGTTAGCCATTCCCCTGATGTCATATTCATACATGCAGTCGCGGATGGTATCAATGCGGGTATTCATCCTCGAAATGAGCCAGGCATCTATATCTTTGAGATCAGTGCCGTTCAGCTCCTTGAGAGAGTCTATTGTCCTCAGAATACGCTCCATTCTGGCTTCATAAGTTACGATGGCATCCTCATCCCATGCCACATCTGCAAAAGGCACGGCTATGTGGGCGTAATATAAACGGAGCGCGTCCACACCGAATTTTCCTGCAGCATCCGGAATAGGTTCTGCACCGCCCTTGGATTTGGAGATTTTTCCCAGCTTGCCGGTGACATACCAGTTTACAAAGATTCCCCTCGGCCACATGTCTTTGGGCAGAATGGCGGCATGGTTCATCAGAAACGCCGGGAAGTGCACAGTCATATGCTCCTTGCCGCCGAGGTTGAGATCCAGCGGGTACCAGTACAGTACGTCCTCACGGATATTATAGAGGGTATCCAGATCGACTCTGGTATTTTTAGCCACGGTTTCTATATTTCCCTTGCCAAGCAGGACATAATCGAAGAATTCCTCAGTCATCTCGTCTTCGTTTATTACTCCTTCGAAATAATATTTAGATATGATATAATAAACAGGATAAAGAGTGGAATCTGAGATGGCTTCGATGATCCATTTGTCATCATAGGGGAATCTAGTTCCCAGCCAGTTTCCCTGCCTGACGCATGCTCTCTCTCTGAACCAGTCTAGGACACCCTGCACATTGTTGTAGTAATCAGCCGGGAGAATATGCATGCCCTTGCAGTGCTCCTTGGTCTGCTCAGTTACTTCAGGGTTGGCATAGTCAATGAACCACTGGTCTGGAACCTTTTTGATGAATACCGGCAGTCCGCAGCGGCAGATTACCTCCTCGGACAGATCGTAAAACACGTCTGCCTCCCCGCTGTCGAGCATCATCTGTTTCATCTTTTCCTTGGCCTCTTCAACTTTCATGCCTGCAAAGGGCCCGCAGTTGAGATTCATCACTCCAGTGTGGAAACCGTCTTTGTAAATCAGCTTCTTAGCCTCATCTAGCCTGGGATCCCCGGCTTCGGTGATGCCCATCTTCTCAATAAGTTCAGCTGCCGGCAGGGGGCCGTAGCCCTTGGTGTCGATGATCGGTATAGCTTTGATGGACTTTACCATTTCAGGATTCAGCCCGTATTCCCTGATCATTTCGTCATTCTTTTTGAGAATATGAATTGATATCCAGTCATCCGGGGCATCTGAGGGCACTGAAGTCACCAGACCGGTTCCGACTTCGGGCTTGCAGAACTTAGCCGGCAGTACCGGGATATCGCGGTGGATCACAGGCGCTGTGGCCATCTTGCCGATGAGTTCTCTGCCCGGAACAGTTCCCACAAGTTCCATTCCGTCTTTCTGCAGCTTCATCTTTTCAAAAGACTGCGGGCTTATGACCCAGATCTCATCATTTATCTTTACCTTGACATATTCAACATCGGGGTTCACCCAGAAGTTGGTCTGTCCGTATACAGTTTCAGGTCTTACAGTCGCAGCCACCAGGAAATAATCTTCGCATTTGAACTTCAGAAGCGTATACTCTGTTGTTTCTGCATTTCCTCCCTTTGACAGATCTGTTTCTGAAGGATCCACAGCAACCGGTCCGCATTCTATGCATGCCGGTGCAAAGTAAGGCTTCTGGAACAGCATTCCCTTATCATGCAGCTTGCGGAACTGCCACTGAATGAATTTGCTGTAGCCTGGATGCACTGTAGAGGTGAACCTGCGCCAGTCTGACAGGAATCCAAAGCGCTTCCAGTACTGCTGAATATAAACATCATTAAAGAACGAAACTACACTGAGAGGATCCTTCAGCTTTTCAAGGTCTTCATCGGTACAGCCGTTGTTTTTGAGATACTCGATAGTTTTAGAGTCTCCTCTCTCCACACGCCTGGCGAGCGAAATGGCTCCGTTTCCAGTTGCATGAGTTCCCACAGGAAACATAACGTTGTGACCTGTCATCCTCATAAAACGCCCGATAGCATCCACATAGGTGTATCCCCTCATATGGCCAACGTGAAGATATCCAGTCAAGCCAGGGTATGCAAAGATAATCATGAACTTTGGTCTTGAATCGCGCTCCGCCTCATTGATTCTGGCGTCATACCATCGTTTTTGCCACTTGGCTTCTATCTCAGTCGTCCAATCGGACATAGCTACACCTGTCTTTACGCAGGAATACACAACCACTATTAATACCATGTTTGTTGGGCTGCTGTGGCACAGTTAAAAATTGAGAGTAAATCTCATATCTGATTACAACTTATATGCCATGCCGGTGATCTAACCCCCTTGTGAGGATTAACCTCTAGATTGCCGGCACTTGCAGGCTTTTTTGTAAGTTGCACTACTAAAATTATGGCTGATGATTATGGGAACTATCGAATCGCTCAGAGCCGCAGCAGAATCAAATGATTTTAACGCAATGTACTACCTCGGCACCGCCTACGCTTTAGGAAAAGAAGTTGAAAAGAATGATGAGGAGGCTTTAAAATGGTACCTGAAAGCAGCGCCTCAAAATGCCGAGGCTGCATTCAACGCTGCCATGATGTACAAAGACGGCCTGGGTACTGATGCAGACCTGGAAAAGGCATTGGAACTGTTCTGTACTGCATCTTCAAAAGGCATCGCAGCTGCATCATTTCAGGCCGGAGCCATCTATCTGAAGAGGGGCATGCCTGAGAAAGCTGCCGGTTATTTTAAAAAGGCTGCCGAAGCCGGACTGGCAGAGGCTCAGCACAATTACGGCATGGCCTGCCTGAGAGGAGACGGAATTGAGCAAGACTGCGGAGAGGCAGTAACCTGGCTGACTAAATCCGCATCTCAGGGAAACACTATCTCCGCCCTGCGCCTTGGCAGAATGTACCTCACAGGCAGCGGAGTCTTGAAAGACCGGCAAGAAGCGGTAAAATGGTACAGAACAGCCGGCAGCCCGCTGGCAGATATGATAGAAGAATCTGAAAGAGGCAGTTCTGAAAGAAAGTTTGCTCTGTCGGCAGTTCTTGATGAAACTGCTGAAAACAATGAGGATCTGGCAGAAGCTTTTCAAATGTGCAGGGAAGCGGCAGAATGCGGTTATTCTCCTGCCGCTGCCGCACTGGGAAAAATGTACGAGTGGGGAAGAGGAACCGGCAAAGATTATACCGAAGCGGTCAGGTGGTATACCACAGCAGCTGAAAACGGCAGCGCTGAAGCGATGCACGACTTAGCTTCCATGTATGCCCTGGGAAACGGTGTGCCTCAGGATTATGAGGCTGCTGTAAAATGGAGCGAGAAAGCAGCTCTCTGCGGAAATGCTTCTGCAGCCTATACCCTGGGAGTGGCATACAGAGACGGCTGGGGAGTGAAACCGGATGAAGAGAAATCATTTGAATGGTTCCTGAAAGGAGCCGAACTAGACAGCATGGAATCGCAGTATGAAGCAGCCGTGATATTCTCTAGAAAAGGAAATGAAGATGAAGCCGTAAAATGGATGTCCAAGGCTGCAAGGCAGGGACATCTCGGCGCCATGATGGCGCTGCGGGAAAGGGATGAAAATGCAATATTCAAAAACTGATATTGAAGAACTGGAAAGAATCTCCGGTGCTGATCCGTCAGCGGCTTATGAGCTCGGCCTGAGATACTATGCTGGAATATACGTAAAACAGGATCTCAGAAAGGCCTTTGCGCTGTTCCGTTCTGCAGCCAATGCCGGCAATGTCGGGGCAATGTACCTGAGAGGAAAATGCCACGGCGAGGGCCAGGGAATCTGGAAAGATCCTGAAAGAGCTGTAAAATGGTATATGAGGGCGGCTATCCACGGCCACCGCCAGGCCATGTATGATCTGGCCGAATCGTATATGCATGGAGAAGGAGTGGGAAAGAATTCCGAAGAAGCAATGAAATGGTACCGAAAGGCGGCTGAATCAGGATACGGGCCTGCATGCTACAGAATGGGAGAACTTTGTTTTCATGACGATAAGGAAGAAGCTCTTCAATGGTTTTCCAAAGGAGGAGAGCTCAATGATGATCTGTCCGCATACAGCGCAGGCATGATATACTATTCAAAGGGAGATTATGAAAATGCCATTAAATTCCTGAAAATTTCTGCTGAGCAGGATAACAGCGATGCATATCTCAGACTGTCAGAAATGTATCTCAGCGGCATCGGCGTTGCAAAAAATGAAGAAAAAGCGAAGGAGCTCTTTGAAAGAGCCAACCGGAATGTTTACGAATTACTTTAACGACTTTAGATTTTCAAGCTCAAAGGCGGCATCTTCATTGCCCTGTTCTGCAGCTGCAGTGAGCCACATCTCAGCAGTCTCAAGATTTTTTTCAACGCCCTCGCCTTCCAGATATGCCAGTCCCAGAAGCAGCTGGGCAGAGTCATAGCCTGCCTTGGCAGCGATTGTAAAATACTCAATGGCTTTTGCAACGTCTGCCTCTACACCCATGCCGTTGAGGAACATGCCGCCGAGGTAAAACATCGCTTCTTCATTTCCTGATTCAGCTGCAGGAAGGATATATTTTAAAGCCATCTCAAAATCCTGAGCGATTTCATCACCTGAGAGATACATTATGCCGAGGGTCGTCCCGGCATTCATATCTCCCTCTTCAGCCGCTTTTACCAATTCTTCGAAATTCATAATCTCACAAAGCTCAGTCCCAGAGGAATTCTCCAGTCATTACCAGCCGTCCCCTGTGGCATTTGGGGCAGGGAATATGATCCGTACCTTCGATGCTCATGTTTACAAGCGACGTGTTTCCGCCGCATTCTTTGCAGGTCTGGTGCATCAGGAATTCATCATTATTCTTGGCAATTATTACATATATTTCTTCAGAAATTAAATCGCATTTTTCACAGCGGTATAG from Candidatus Methanomassiliicoccus intestinalis Issoire-Mx1 encodes:
- the leuS gene encoding leucine--tRNA ligase; amino-acid sequence: MSDWTTEIEAKWQKRWYDARINEAERDSRPKFMIIFAYPGLTGYLHVGHMRGYTYVDAIGRFMRMTGHNVMFPVGTHATGNGAISLARRVERGDSKTIEYLKNNGCTDEDLEKLKDPLSVVSFFNDVYIQQYWKRFGFLSDWRRFTSTVHPGYSKFIQWQFRKLHDKGMLFQKPYFAPACIECGPVAVDPSETDLSKGGNAETTEYTLLKFKCEDYFLVAATVRPETVYGQTNFWVNPDVEYVKVKINDEIWVISPQSFEKMKLQKDGMELVGTVPGRELIGKMATAPVIHRDIPVLPAKFCKPEVGTGLVTSVPSDAPDDWISIHILKKNDEMIREYGLNPEMVKSIKAIPIIDTKGYGPLPAAELIEKMGITEAGDPRLDEAKKLIYKDGFHTGVMNLNCGPFAGMKVEEAKEKMKQMMLDSGEADVFYDLSEEVICRCGLPVFIKKVPDQWFIDYANPEVTEQTKEHCKGMHILPADYYNNVQGVLDWFRERACVRQGNWLGTRFPYDDKWIIEAISDSTLYPVYYIISKYYFEGVINEDEMTEEFFDYVLLGKGNIETVAKNTRVDLDTLYNIREDVLYWYPLDLNLGGKEHMTVHFPAFLMNHAAILPKDMWPRGIFVNWYVTGKLGKISKSKGGAEPIPDAAGKFGVDALRLYYAHIAVPFADVAWDEDAIVTYEARMERILRTIDSLKELNGTDLKDIDAWLISRMNTRIDTIRDCMYEYDIRGMANEVYFEALNDMRWYMRRGGSNKKTAQKALDIWVRMMAPITPHIAEEVWESLGHKDFVSIADYPEYDENDSDFGAEISEEYLESVIDDIKEILKVIDNQNAKNAEEDPAAAPKVPGTIYIYTTPMWKMKVQALAKEMLGNMRLPALLRPAAVAREMRRSGAEDDSIIETAFDAGRKAASRMLTIPSFTKAVMANNELKKRGKESADFARKLAEEFNRKSDAEIAKATLDLNEYEYLKEAESFLASELGCDVKVYSADDSDAPDPQKKARASAPKRPAIYIDLV
- a CDS encoding tetratricopeptide repeat protein, which encodes MGTIESLRAAAESNDFNAMYYLGTAYALGKEVEKNDEEALKWYLKAAPQNAEAAFNAAMMYKDGLGTDADLEKALELFCTASSKGIAAASFQAGAIYLKRGMPEKAAGYFKKAAEAGLAEAQHNYGMACLRGDGIEQDCGEAVTWLTKSASQGNTISALRLGRMYLTGSGVLKDRQEAVKWYRTAGSPLADMIEESERGSSERKFALSAVLDETAENNEDLAEAFQMCREAAECGYSPAAAALGKMYEWGRGTGKDYTEAVRWYTTAAENGSAEAMHDLASMYALGNGVPQDYEAAVKWSEKAALCGNASAAYTLGVAYRDGWGVKPDEEKSFEWFLKGAELDSMESQYEAAVIFSRKGNEDEAVKWMSKAARQGHLGAMMALRERDENAIFKN
- a CDS encoding tetratricopeptide repeat protein; its protein translation is MQYSKTDIEELERISGADPSAAYELGLRYYAGIYVKQDLRKAFALFRSAANAGNVGAMYLRGKCHGEGQGIWKDPERAVKWYMRAAIHGHRQAMYDLAESYMHGEGVGKNSEEAMKWYRKAAESGYGPACYRMGELCFHDDKEEALQWFSKGGELNDDLSAYSAGMIYYSKGDYENAIKFLKISAEQDNSDAYLRLSEMYLSGIGVAKNEEKAKELFERANRNVYELL
- a CDS encoding UbiX family flavin prenyltransferase; this translates as MRYLVAITGASGICYGLKLLEALQGEKEIIVSETGKAVMKHETGIGYEKLSEYGNLYSDDDLFAPSASGTHKIDAMIICPCSQSTLAKISNGIADSLITRSASVALKEGRKLILVTRETPLSVIMLENELKLAKSGATILPASPGFYKNQHTLEELIDFIVGKILDQLGQNHELFERWE
- a CDS encoding tetratricopeptide repeat protein; this encodes MNFEELVKAAEEGDMNAGTTLGIMYLSGDEIAQDFEMALKYILPAAESGNEEAMFYLGGMFLNGMGVEADVAKAIEYFTIAAKAGYDSAQLLLGLAYLEGEGVEKNLETAEMWLTAAAEQGNEDAAFELENLKSLK